The following nucleotide sequence is from Agromyces sp. SYSU T00194.
TGCCGGTCGTGCCCGTGTCGGTCGCGCCCGTGTCGGACGTCCCCGAATCGGTCGAGCCCGTGTCGCCCGAGGCATCCGCGGACCCGTCGGTCGAGCCGGTCGAGCCCGAGGAGGAGGACGACGAGGTCGTGCTCACCGTCCCGGCCGACTCGGCGACCAGCTGGTCGCCCGTCGACACCGTCGACCAGGCCCACGCCGCCATGATGGCCGTGCTCGATGCCAGCCACGCCACTACCGCTGCTCGTCGTCTCACCAGTCGAACCTCTCTCGATGGATGCGCTCCTCGGGAACGCCCGCCGCCGCGGCGTCCGCGACGACCCGGTCGGACCACTCGCGCGGTCCGCAGATGTAGAAGTCGGTGTCGCGCGCGTCGGGCACGAACCCGACCAGCGAGTGCCCCGCCGCGTCGGCGGCGTCGGTCAGCCAGCCCGACCGGCCGCGCGGGCCCGGCACCGTGATGCACGTGGCGCCCTTGGCCCGGCACAGCCCGGCGATCTCGTCGAACAGGTAGGGCGGCGCGTCTTCGGGGCTGCGCAGCACCACGGTGGCCTGCCCCGGACGGAACCGGGCGTCCTCCAGGAGCGACCGGATCGGCGTCACGCCGATGCCCGCACCGATGAAGGCGATGCGCTCGCTCGTGCGGGCGTCGTCGGTGAACACGCCGTACGGTCCCTCGAGCGCCACCCGGGTGCCCGGTCGGATGCCCGCGAGCGCCCCGGAGCCGTCGCCCAGCGCCCGCACCGTGATGCGCAGCCGGTCGGCGCGCGGCGCCTCGCTTAGCGAGTACGGGTGGGCCTGCCACCACTGCCCGCGGGCGAGGAAGCGCCAGATGAGGAACTGCCCGCCGCGCGCGGCCAGCGCGTCGAGCCGGCGCCCCGTGACGACGATCGAGACGACGCCGGGCGCGAGCGGCTCGACGGCCGCGACGGTCGGGCGGTGCCGGAGGGTCTGCACGACCGGCGCGGCGAACCGGAACACCACGAGCGCGGCGAAGACGGCGGCGACCGCGGCCATCCAGAACCAGCGCTGCCAGGTGCCCTCGGCGAACATCCCGCCGAGCGAGAACTGGTGCGGCAGCGCCGCGAGGGCCGCAGCGTACGCGGACAGGTGCACCAGGTGCCAGACCTCGTAGCGGAACCGGCGACGCACCGCGACCAGCGAGGTGACCACCACGAGCGCCATGAGCGCGAATCCGAGCACGGCGAGCGGCATGTCGGGCAGCGTCCACATCGCGACCGCCTCGGTCCAGAGGTCGGTGCCGGCGGCGAGCGCGTAGGAGGCCAGGAGCAGCGCGACGTGGGCGACGATCAGCAGGAACGCCGGCTTGCCGAGCGAGCCGTGGATCGACATCGCCCGGTCGTGCCCGATCGTGCGGTCGATGAACGGGGTGCGGGCGGCCAGCAGCAGCATGATCAGCACCAGGTCGGTGCCGACGAGGCCCGCGGCGATGCCGATGGCGCCGATCGCGTCGGCGAGGCCGGTGATGCGGGAGAGCCCGCCGTCGGCGATGTACAGCGCGACCACGACCGCCACCGAGGTGACGATGCCGGCCTGGATCAGGTCCTCGCGCAGGCGGCGGCGCGCGGCTCGTGGGGCGAACTCGCCGAGCGTCCGGGCCCGCAGGCCGTCGCGCCGGGCGTCGTGGTGGAGGAGTGCCATGGCGACAGGATGCTCCCCGAGCCTCTGCGCGGAACCGGCGTGCGCTATGCGTCTCCTATGCGGTGCGCACGGGCCGTCGCCGGTCGCTCACAGCTTCTCGATCGGCGCGATCTTGATCAGGAGCTTCTTCTGGCCGGCCGTGTCGAACGAGACGTGCGCGACGCGCTTGGGGCCGATGCCGGTCACCTGGGTGACGCGCCCCTCCCCGAAGTCGGAGTGGCGGATGCGGTCGCCGGCCTCGAGCTCGAGGTCGCCGTTGTCGCGCACGTTCGCGGTGACGCGGTTCGTCCACTCGGTCTTGGCCTTCGTCGCGGACGCGATGCTGAAGCGGTCGCGCCGCTGCTGCTCGCGGGACTGCCGCGAGTTGAGCGCCCGCGGGCGGGTGCCGCCGCGCGAGGTCGCGTCGCCCGGCGACTGCTTCCAGTCGATGAGCTCGTCGGGGATCTCCTGGAGGTACCGGCTCGGCATCGCCACGGAGACCTCGCCGAACTGGGCGCGGCTCATGGCCAGCGACAGGTAGAGCCGTCGGCGGGCCCGCGTGATGCCCACGTAGAACAGGCGGCGCTCCTCGGCCGGCCCGCCGGGCTCGGTGGCCGACATCTGGTGCGGCAGCAGCCCCTCCTCGATGCCGGTGAGGAACACCGCGTGGTACTCGAGCCCCTTCGCGGTGTGCAGGGTCATGAGCGAGACCGTGCCCGACTCGTCGTCGATCTCGTCGGCCGCGGCGACGAGCGAGACCTGGGTGAGGAAGTCGAGCAGGGTCGCGCCCGGGTTCTCGCGGTCGAAGTCGCGGGTCTGGGCGACCAGCTCCTCGACGTTCTCGGCGCGCGCCTCGTCCTGCGGGTCGCGGCTGCCCCGCAGCGCGTCGAGCAGCCCGCTGCCGGCCATGAGGTGCAGCAGCACGTCGGCGACCTTGGTCGGCCCGCCCTCGCGCGCCGGGTCGGCGAGCTCGGCGGCCTCGTCGAGCAGGTCGGCGAGGCCCGAGATGGCGGCGGTGACCTTCGGGCCGAGGCCGAGACCGGATGCCACGCGCATCGCCTCGCGGAAGGTCATGCCGTTCTCGTCGGCGAAGTTCGCCAGCTGCGTCTCGGTGGCCGGGCCGATGCCGCGCTTGGGGGTGTTCAGGATGCGGCGCAGGGCGAGCTCGTCGAGCGGGTTCGCGACGGCGATCAGGTACGCCATGGCGTCCTTGATCTCGGCGCGCTCGTAGAACTTCGTGCCGCCGACCACGCGGTACGGCAGCGCGGAGCGCACGAAGATCTCCTCCAGCGCGCGGGTCTGCGCATTGGTGCGGTAGAACACGGCGATGTCGCGGTACGCGACGCCCGACCGATGCAGCTCGTCGATCTCGTCGGCGATGAACTGCGCCTCGTCGTGCGCCGAGTACCCGGTGTAGCCGACGATCTTCGCGCCGCTGCCGTCGGCGGTCCAGAGCTTCTTGTCCTTGCGATCGAAGTTGTTCGCGATGACGGCGTTGGCCGCCGAGAGGATGTTCTGGGTCGACCGGTAGTTCTGCTCGAGCAGCACGACCTTCGCCCCCGGGAAGTCGCGCTCGAACTCGACGATGTTGCGGATGTCGGCGCCCCGGAAGGCGTAGATCGACTGGTCCGAGTCGCCGACCACCGTGAGGCTCGCGCCGGGGATGCGCCCGTCGTCGTCGGCGAGCACCCGCATGCGCACGCCGTGCGTCTCGAGCTCGGCGACCACGTCGGGCTCCACCGGTCGCGTGAGCTCGCGGATGAGCGAGTACTGGGCGTGGTTCGTGTCCTGGTACTCGTCGACGAGGATGTGCCGGAACCGCCGCTGGTAGAGCGCGGCGACCTTCGGGAACGCCCGGAACAGGTAGACCGTCTCGGCGATGAGGTCGTCGAAGTCGAGCGCGCTCGCGTCGCGCAGGCGCCGGGTGTACTGGCGGAAGACGTCGAGGAACATCGCCTCCTGCGGGTCGTCGAGGTTCGCGTTGCGCGCGTACGACTCGACGTCGGCGAGCTCGTTCTTGAGCTTGGAGATCTTCGCGGCCGCACCCGCCGGGGTGAATCCGAGCGTGTCGGCCGAGGTGTCCTTGATGATGCGCTTCAGGATGACCCGCTGGTCGGCGGAGTCGTAGATCGTGAACGTCTTCGACAGGCCGATCGCCTCGGC
It contains:
- a CDS encoding ferredoxin reductase family protein; the protein is MALLHHDARRDGLRARTLGEFAPRAARRRLREDLIQAGIVTSVAVVVALYIADGGLSRITGLADAIGAIGIAAGLVGTDLVLIMLLLAARTPFIDRTIGHDRAMSIHGSLGKPAFLLIVAHVALLLASYALAAGTDLWTEAVAMWTLPDMPLAVLGFALMALVVVTSLVAVRRRFRYEVWHLVHLSAYAAALAALPHQFSLGGMFAEGTWQRWFWMAAVAAVFAALVVFRFAAPVVQTLRHRPTVAAVEPLAPGVVSIVVTGRRLDALAARGGQFLIWRFLARGQWWQAHPYSLSEAPRADRLRITVRALGDGSGALAGIRPGTRVALEGPYGVFTDDARTSERIAFIGAGIGVTPIRSLLEDARFRPGQATVVLRSPEDAPPYLFDEIAGLCRAKGATCITVPGPRGRSGWLTDAADAAGHSLVGFVPDARDTDFYICGPREWSDRVVADAAAAGVPEERIHRERFDW
- a CDS encoding ATP-dependent helicase translates to MTLILDPDEPGGWRESAGRTATDESPRVSESLLDGLNPQQREAVEYRGQALLIVAGAGSGKTRVLTHRVASLIETREAWPSQILAITFTNKAAAEMRERVEALLGEASGGMWISTFHSACVRILRREAEAIGLSKTFTIYDSADQRVILKRIIKDTSADTLGFTPAGAAAKISKLKNELADVESYARNANLDDPQEAMFLDVFRQYTRRLRDASALDFDDLIAETVYLFRAFPKVAALYQRRFRHILVDEYQDTNHAQYSLIRELTRPVEPDVVAELETHGVRMRVLADDDGRIPGASLTVVGDSDQSIYAFRGADIRNIVEFERDFPGAKVVLLEQNYRSTQNILSAANAVIANNFDRKDKKLWTADGSGAKIVGYTGYSAHDEAQFIADEIDELHRSGVAYRDIAVFYRTNAQTRALEEIFVRSALPYRVVGGTKFYERAEIKDAMAYLIAVANPLDELALRRILNTPKRGIGPATETQLANFADENGMTFREAMRVASGLGLGPKVTAAISGLADLLDEAAELADPAREGGPTKVADVLLHLMAGSGLLDALRGSRDPQDEARAENVEELVAQTRDFDRENPGATLLDFLTQVSLVAAADEIDDESGTVSLMTLHTAKGLEYHAVFLTGIEEGLLPHQMSATEPGGPAEERRLFYVGITRARRRLYLSLAMSRAQFGEVSVAMPSRYLQEIPDELIDWKQSPGDATSRGGTRPRALNSRQSREQQRRDRFSIASATKAKTEWTNRVTANVRDNGDLELEAGDRIRHSDFGEGRVTQVTGIGPKRVAHVSFDTAGQKKLLIKIAPIEKL